Below is a genomic region from Flavobacterium ginsengisoli.
TTGGCATATCAATCGACGCTTTGGTAAGACGCTGATATTGGCCAGAAATTTTAAGATCTGGGTATTGATTGTTTTTTACGGTTTTTAACTCGTATAGTTTTGTGTTTACCTTAGTATTGGCAAGCGTAACTTCGTTACTCTTTTCCCAAGCCATTTGTACGGCCTCGCCCAAGGTTAAACTTGTTTTTTCTTGTGCTTCTGCTGAAGATATTCCGATGAAGAAAACTCCAAAGAGCATTAATTGACTAATTTTCATAAACAAGTAGCGCTTTTATAGTTTGTTGAATGTGCTTTGTAAGATCGTTTTTAATGTAATTGTTAAACATTTCATCTGTTTTTAAATCCAATAATTCTTCGAAGAAAGAGCGATTCATGTGGAAATGAAAAAAGGTTCCAATAATCGTCGGTGTTATAAGTTGGATATTAATATCTTTTCTAAAAACGCCTTGAGCTTGACCTTGGTTGATAATACTTTCGACAGATTTTAAGTTTCCTTTTTTTAATTCTGTAAAAGCTTGAAGGCTTTTTTCTCTTTTTTATTGTAAAGTTCAAAATGTAAAACTCTGTAAATCCCCTTGTTAAGACAAATTCTATTAATGTAAATTTCGATTAATTTATTGACTTTTTCAAGCGGTTGTAGATTTTCCTGCAATAAATTTTCAAGTTGTAATTTTAAATCAACCGTTTTGTAGAAAATTAGAGCTTCCAGAAGTCTTTCTTTTGAACCAAAGTAATACGACACCATGGCAATATTAATTTTTGCCTCTTTGGAGATATCCCGTATCGATGTACCCTCAAATCCTTTCTCAGAAAAAAGCTTTTCAGCGACGTTTAGAATCTGAATTTTTTTATCGTTTAATTCGATGTTTGACATGATAGTGTTTCTAATCGGATGCAAAATTAAACAGTTGTTTAATTTAAACGCTTGTTTAATTTTATTTTAACATAATATTAACATAA
It encodes:
- a CDS encoding TolC family protein — protein: MKISQLMLFGVFFIGISSAEAQEKTSLTLGEAVQMAWEKSNEVTLANTKVNTKLYELKTVKNNQYPDLKISGQYQRLTKASIDMPNQGESASLASPDRAMLGMANLSLPIFAGFKIQSSIDAYDNLYEAESANAC
- a CDS encoding TetR/AcrR family transcriptional regulator, yielding MSNIELNDKKIQILNVAEKLFSEKGFEGTSIRDISKEAKINIAMVSYYFGSKERLLEALIFYKTVDLKLQLENLLQENLQPLEKVNKLIEIYINRICLNKGIYRVLHFELYNKKEKKAFKLLQN